A part of Halobacillus shinanisalinarum genomic DNA contains:
- a CDS encoding PolC-type DNA polymerase III yields MGVTNQEKMHYLLEQIQFPQDLIEPHFKDSSLEKLIVYKTEKKWHFHFHIPSVLPPSVYQLFINKLQAAFRSIAEVDWTFEATDKAVDPDAISEYWRGFIQSVPKVNPGYKDLLMEQQPEINGNKIMLTCRNLAESHAVKKKLDNPLQSFCVQSGLPSLMLSTRVKEEQEELKKFQEERKKEDKQLVQKAVKEQEERAKEKEEDTKPKGPIEIGYKIQEDAEPMENIEEEERRKIIEGYVFDADIKELRSGRHLLLIKATDYTDSFSIKMFSRGDDHAEMFKHVTKGMWIKARGSIQTDNFTSELTMMANDINEVAPKLRTDQAEEGEKRVELHAHTTMSQMDAPVSAPRLIAQAANWGHEAIAITDHAVVQAYPEAHAAGQKHGVKVIYGMEANLVDDGVPIAYEEQDRDLETDTYVVFDVETTGLSAVYDKIIELAAVKVKGGEIIDRFESFANPHHPLSQTTIDLTGITDDMVKDAPEIEAVLKDFHNWMANDILVAHNASFDMGFLNAGFQRVDYPKAANPVIDTLELARFLVPELKNHRLNTLCKQFDIELTQHHRAIYDAEATGYLMWKFVKKAIQRGITNHKNLNDYMGEGKAYQRSRPSHVTLLAVNSVGLKNMYKIVSEAHLNYYYRVPRVPRSRLAKLREGILIGSGCDKGEVFETMMQKSAEEAEKVAEFYDYLEIQPPGNYAHLIERDLVQNEAQIYDILKKIVDMGERLGKTVVATGNTHYLDPHDKMYRQILISSQNGNPLNRQTLPDVHFRTTDEMLEEFSFLGEEKAKEVVVTNTNRLNNSIDVINPVKEDLYTPNIEGADQEIREMSYNKAKRLYGEQIPELVEKRLDKELESIIGNGFAVIYLISQKLVTKSLEDGYLVGSRGSVGSSLVATMTDISEVNPLPPHYVCPSCQHHEFFTDGSIGSGFDLSEKDCPECGTAYKKDGQDIPFETFLGFKGDKVPDIDLNFSGEYQPQAHNYTKVLFGEDNVYRAGTIGTIAEKTAYGYVKGYAGDHQLQYKGAEVDRLVQGCTGVKRTTGQHPGGIIVVPDDMDIFDFSPIQFPADDTKSEWKTTHFDFHSIHDNLLKLDILGHDDPTVIRMLQDLSGIDQKEIPVDDPEVMKIFSGPEALGVTAEQIMCKTGTLGVPEFGTRFVRQMLEDTKPKTFAELVIISGLSHGTDVWLGNAEQLINDGICTLPEVIGCRDDIMVYLMHKGLEPSLAFKIMEFVRKGRGLQDEWIEEMKKNGVPDWYIDSCKKIKYMFPKAHAAAYVLMAVRIAYFKVHYPIYFYAAYFTVRAGDFELETMIKGSDAIRKRIEEIQMKGLDATPKEKNLMTVLELSLEMCERGYGFKSVDLYESSATDFIVDGNQLIPPFNAVDGLGTNAAINIVNARGEGEFLSKQDLRERSRISKTVLEYLDNQGCLTGMPDENQLSLF; encoded by the coding sequence TTGGGTGTGACCAATCAGGAGAAAATGCATTATTTATTGGAGCAAATCCAGTTTCCACAAGATCTGATTGAGCCTCATTTTAAAGATAGCTCGCTTGAGAAACTGATCGTATATAAAACAGAAAAAAAGTGGCATTTTCATTTTCACATTCCAAGTGTACTGCCACCGTCTGTTTATCAATTGTTTATTAATAAACTGCAGGCAGCGTTCCGTTCTATTGCAGAAGTGGACTGGACGTTTGAAGCAACAGATAAAGCCGTAGATCCAGACGCAATTAGTGAATACTGGAGAGGATTTATCCAGTCCGTGCCCAAAGTAAATCCTGGTTACAAGGATTTACTTATGGAACAGCAACCAGAAATTAACGGTAATAAAATTATGTTAACTTGCAGGAACCTGGCAGAAAGCCATGCAGTAAAGAAAAAATTAGATAATCCTCTGCAAAGTTTCTGTGTTCAATCTGGGCTGCCATCACTGATGCTTTCTACACGTGTTAAAGAAGAGCAGGAAGAATTAAAAAAGTTTCAGGAAGAGCGGAAGAAGGAAGATAAGCAGCTCGTCCAAAAAGCTGTGAAAGAACAGGAAGAGCGTGCGAAAGAGAAAGAAGAGGATACGAAACCGAAAGGGCCTATTGAAATTGGCTATAAGATTCAAGAAGATGCCGAGCCAATGGAGAACATCGAAGAAGAAGAGCGACGAAAAATTATTGAAGGATATGTTTTTGATGCTGACATCAAAGAATTACGTTCCGGACGTCACCTTTTACTTATAAAAGCGACCGATTATACGGATTCATTTTCAATCAAAATGTTCTCGCGCGGTGATGATCATGCTGAGATGTTTAAGCATGTTACAAAAGGAATGTGGATTAAAGCACGAGGGAGTATCCAAACAGACAACTTTACAAGTGAATTAACGATGATGGCCAATGATATTAATGAGGTGGCACCAAAACTTCGTACAGACCAAGCAGAAGAAGGAGAGAAGCGAGTAGAGCTGCATGCTCATACGACGATGAGTCAAATGGATGCACCCGTTTCCGCCCCTAGATTGATTGCCCAAGCTGCCAACTGGGGTCATGAGGCCATCGCTATAACCGATCATGCTGTTGTACAAGCCTATCCGGAGGCCCATGCTGCTGGTCAAAAGCATGGCGTTAAGGTGATTTACGGAATGGAAGCGAACTTAGTTGATGACGGTGTACCGATTGCCTATGAAGAGCAAGATCGTGACCTTGAGACTGACACCTATGTCGTTTTTGACGTGGAAACAACAGGGTTGTCCGCTGTGTATGACAAAATTATTGAACTCGCGGCTGTTAAAGTTAAAGGCGGGGAAATCATTGATCGATTTGAGTCTTTCGCCAACCCACACCATCCATTATCCCAGACGACCATTGACCTAACAGGAATTACCGACGATATGGTTAAAGATGCGCCTGAAATTGAGGCTGTGCTGAAAGACTTCCATAATTGGATGGCCAATGACATTTTAGTAGCCCACAACGCTAGCTTTGACATGGGCTTTCTTAATGCTGGTTTTCAAAGGGTCGATTATCCGAAGGCAGCTAACCCTGTCATTGATACACTTGAACTTGCTAGATTCCTAGTTCCAGAACTTAAAAATCACAGATTAAATACCCTTTGTAAGCAGTTTGATATTGAACTGACTCAACACCATAGAGCGATCTATGATGCTGAGGCAACCGGTTATTTAATGTGGAAATTTGTAAAGAAAGCCATTCAACGAGGAATTACCAACCACAAGAATTTAAATGATTACATGGGTGAAGGCAAAGCCTATCAACGGTCACGGCCTTCTCACGTCACATTACTTGCTGTCAATAGTGTAGGCCTTAAAAATATGTACAAAATTGTTTCCGAGGCTCACTTAAACTATTATTATCGTGTTCCGCGTGTTCCACGGTCACGGCTTGCCAAGCTTCGAGAAGGGATCTTGATTGGATCGGGCTGTGATAAAGGGGAAGTCTTCGAGACGATGATGCAAAAATCTGCAGAAGAAGCTGAGAAGGTTGCTGAATTCTACGACTATCTTGAAATACAGCCTCCAGGTAATTATGCCCACTTGATCGAAAGGGATTTAGTCCAAAATGAGGCACAAATCTATGACATTTTGAAAAAAATTGTCGATATGGGCGAGCGTTTAGGGAAAACGGTTGTTGCTACCGGGAATACGCACTACCTCGATCCCCATGATAAGATGTATCGACAAATCCTTATCTCTTCACAAAATGGCAATCCGCTTAATCGTCAAACATTGCCAGATGTCCATTTTAGAACGACAGATGAAATGCTTGAAGAGTTTTCCTTTTTAGGAGAAGAGAAGGCAAAAGAAGTTGTAGTCACTAACACAAATAGATTGAATAATAGCATTGATGTGATCAATCCAGTCAAGGAAGATTTGTACACACCAAACATTGAAGGAGCCGATCAAGAAATTCGGGAAATGTCCTACAATAAAGCCAAAAGACTTTATGGGGAACAGATTCCAGAGCTTGTTGAGAAAAGATTAGATAAAGAGCTTGAGAGTATCATTGGCAATGGCTTCGCTGTTATTTACTTAATCTCTCAAAAACTCGTAACGAAATCCCTTGAGGATGGCTATTTAGTCGGTTCACGTGGTTCGGTAGGATCTTCTCTAGTTGCAACAATGACGGATATTTCCGAAGTGAATCCTTTGCCTCCACATTACGTTTGTCCAAGTTGTCAACACCATGAATTTTTCACAGACGGATCCATCGGAAGCGGGTTTGACCTGTCTGAGAAAGATTGTCCAGAATGTGGGACCGCCTATAAAAAAGACGGTCAGGATATTCCCTTTGAAACGTTTCTTGGCTTTAAAGGAGATAAGGTACCCGATATTGATTTGAACTTTTCAGGTGAGTATCAACCGCAAGCTCATAACTATACAAAGGTTTTATTTGGTGAAGACAATGTATATAGGGCAGGAACAATTGGAACGATTGCCGAGAAGACAGCCTACGGTTACGTGAAGGGATATGCAGGGGATCATCAGCTGCAATATAAAGGGGCAGAGGTTGATCGCCTCGTTCAAGGCTGTACGGGTGTTAAAAGAACCACAGGGCAGCACCCAGGGGGAATCATTGTCGTACCTGATGACATGGATATTTTTGATTTTTCACCGATTCAATTCCCGGCAGATGATACGAAATCAGAATGGAAAACGACCCACTTTGACTTCCACTCGATTCATGATAATTTACTGAAGTTGGATATTCTCGGGCACGATGATCCAACAGTGATTCGCATGCTTCAAGATTTAAGTGGCATTGATCAAAAGGAAATCCCTGTTGACGATCCTGAAGTGATGAAAATTTTCAGCGGGCCTGAGGCATTAGGTGTGACAGCGGAGCAGATCATGTGTAAAACAGGCACGCTCGGTGTCCCTGAATTCGGTACACGCTTTGTTCGGCAGATGCTTGAAGATACGAAACCGAAGACCTTTGCTGAACTCGTCATTATATCCGGTCTATCCCACGGAACGGACGTGTGGCTAGGAAATGCCGAACAGCTCATAAATGACGGCATTTGTACACTGCCTGAAGTTATCGGCTGCCGTGACGATATTATGGTCTATCTCATGCATAAAGGTCTGGAACCATCGTTAGCCTTTAAAATCATGGAGTTTGTCCGAAAAGGACGCGGTCTACAGGACGAATGGATTGAGGAAATGAAGAAAAACGGGGTTCCAGATTGGTACATTGATTCTTGTAAAAAAATCAAGTACATGTTCCCGAAAGCCCACGCGGCTGCCTATGTTTTAATGGCCGTTCGGATTGCTTACTTTAAGGTTCATTATCCGATTTACTTTTATGCTGCATATTTCACAGTTCGAGCAGGTGATTTTGAATTAGAGACGATGATTAAAGGTTCTGACGCGATTCGAAAACGAATTGAAGAGATTCAAATGAAAGGCCTGGACGCTACGCCAAAAGAGAAAAATTTAATGACTGTACTTGAGCTGTCTCTGGAAATGTGTGAACGAGGGTATGGTTTTAAGAGTGTTGATCTCTATGAATCCAGCGCAACAGATTTCATCGTTGATGGTAATCAACTGATTCCGCCATTCAATGCTGTCGATGGTTTAGGTACAAACGCAGCGATTAATATTGTTAACGCCCGTGGAGAAGGGGAGTTTCTCTCCAAGCAGGATTTAAGAGAACGAAGCCGTATTTCGAAAACGGTGCTTGAGTACTTGGATAACCAGGGCTGCCTGACCGGTATGCCTGATGAGAACCAACTTTCGTTATTTTAA
- the rimP gene encoding ribosome maturation factor RimP: MSKNVTEITEELVRPIVKEMNLELVDIEFKKEGKNWFLRVFLDKPEGIDIEECGQVSEKLSEQLDEIDPIDIPYFLEVSSPGAERPLKTKEDFKKYVGEHIYMKLYEPIENEKEFEGTLVQFEDETATIDIRIKTRTKQLEVPFNKIAKANLAVTFN; the protein is encoded by the coding sequence ATGAGTAAAAACGTAACCGAGATTACAGAAGAGCTAGTAAGGCCTATTGTAAAAGAGATGAATCTTGAACTTGTAGATATCGAATTTAAGAAAGAGGGCAAGAACTGGTTCCTTCGAGTATTCCTTGATAAACCTGAAGGTATTGATATTGAAGAATGTGGTCAAGTTTCAGAAAAGCTGAGCGAGCAATTAGATGAAATCGATCCAATTGATATTCCATACTTTTTAGAGGTTTCCTCTCCTGGTGCTGAACGTCCTCTGAAAACAAAGGAGGACTTTAAGAAGTATGTAGGTGAACATATTTATATGAAATTATATGAACCTATTGAGAATGAGAAAGAGTTCGAAGGTACGCTCGTACAATTTGAAGACGAAACGGCAACCATAGACATCCGTATTAAGACACGCACAAAGCAACTAGAGGTGCCTTTTAACAAAATTGCCAAGGCTAATTTGGCTGTCACTTTTAACTAA
- the rnpM gene encoding RNase P modulator RnpM, translating to MAQSRKIPLRKCVVTQEMKPKKQLIRVVRNKDGEVFVDVTGKKNGRGAYISKSLEVIALAEKQQVLNRHLNTKVDAAIYEELKTIVGASD from the coding sequence ATGGCCCAATCCAGAAAGATTCCATTAAGGAAGTGTGTCGTTACGCAGGAAATGAAGCCAAAGAAACAGCTTATTCGAGTCGTGCGTAACAAAGATGGAGAGGTATTCGTTGATGTAACGGGCAAAAAGAATGGGAGAGGTGCCTACATTTCAAAAAGCCTTGAGGTTATTGCGCTAGCAGAGAAACAGCAGGTGCTGAATCGTCACTTAAACACCAAGGTGGATGCAGCGATTTATGAGGAATTAAAAACAATTGTAGGAGCTAGCGATTAA
- a CDS encoding proline--tRNA ligase, with translation MKQSQMLIPTLKEIPADAEIKSHQLLVRAGYIRQIASGIYSFLPIGRRVLRKVEEIVREEMEKIGAHEMMMSSLQPAELWKESGRWNTYGSELMRINDRHDREFALGATHEEVITSLIRDEVKSYKRLPLTVFQIQNKFRDEKRPRFGLLRGREFLMKDAYTFNESFESLDESYNKMFNAYTNIFRRLGLNFRAVIADSGQMGGKDTHEFMVLSEVGEDVIAYSDTSEYAANIEMAPVVTTYEKSLAAPKNMEKVATPDQKTMQGVADFLGHGLEEGLKSIMFKVDDRFVMVVTRGDHEVNDIKLKNLYSADIVELASEEKTKELLGTGFGSLGPVGVSEQVEVIADSAVEVLVNVSCGANEEGYHYVNVTPEKDFEVTQYADIRFIKEGDPSPDGQGLITFARGIEVGHVFKLGTFYAKEMNATYLDDQGKSQTMVMGSYGIGVSRTVAAIVEQYHDERGITWPANIAPFQVHLLTLNPKKEEQQQLADQLYDQLIDAGIEVLYDDRKERAGVKFADSDLFGIPLRLTVGKRAGEGIIEVKERVTDNQSELNQSEILSAVSNWFK, from the coding sequence ATGAAACAAAGTCAAATGTTAATCCCAACTTTAAAAGAAATCCCTGCAGATGCTGAAATTAAAAGCCACCAGCTTCTCGTTCGAGCAGGATACATACGTCAGATCGCATCTGGTATATATAGTTTCCTTCCCATTGGCCGCCGTGTCCTCCGAAAAGTAGAAGAAATCGTGCGCGAAGAAATGGAAAAGATCGGGGCACATGAAATGATGATGTCCAGTTTGCAGCCAGCGGAATTGTGGAAAGAAAGCGGCCGCTGGAACACCTATGGATCTGAGTTGATGCGTATTAATGATCGCCATGATCGTGAATTTGCTTTAGGTGCCACGCATGAAGAAGTGATCACTAGTCTTATCCGTGATGAAGTGAAAAGCTACAAGCGTCTGCCATTGACTGTTTTTCAAATTCAGAATAAATTTCGTGATGAGAAACGTCCACGTTTTGGACTGCTTCGCGGCCGTGAATTTCTAATGAAGGATGCCTATACATTTAATGAGTCTTTTGAAAGTTTAGATGAGAGCTATAATAAAATGTTTAACGCTTATACGAACATCTTCCGCCGTTTGGGGCTTAACTTCCGTGCTGTCATCGCAGATTCCGGGCAAATGGGCGGAAAAGATACCCATGAATTTATGGTCCTTTCTGAAGTAGGAGAAGATGTGATTGCCTACTCTGATACTTCAGAGTATGCGGCTAATATTGAAATGGCTCCTGTAGTGACAACCTATGAGAAATCACTAGCAGCCCCTAAAAACATGGAAAAAGTAGCTACACCTGATCAGAAAACCATGCAAGGTGTGGCTGATTTTCTAGGTCACGGATTAGAAGAAGGATTAAAGTCGATTATGTTTAAAGTGGATGATCGGTTTGTTATGGTCGTAACACGTGGGGATCATGAAGTGAATGACATTAAACTTAAAAATCTTTATTCAGCTGATATCGTTGAGCTGGCTAGTGAAGAAAAGACAAAAGAGCTGCTTGGGACAGGCTTCGGTTCCCTTGGCCCTGTTGGCGTATCCGAACAGGTCGAGGTTATTGCTGATTCGGCCGTAGAAGTGCTTGTCAACGTATCTTGCGGTGCCAATGAAGAAGGGTACCATTATGTTAATGTAACCCCTGAGAAAGATTTCGAGGTGACCCAGTATGCCGACATTCGTTTTATTAAAGAAGGAGATCCGTCACCAGATGGACAAGGCTTGATTACATTTGCGCGCGGCATTGAAGTAGGCCATGTGTTTAAATTAGGCACGTTCTATGCGAAGGAAATGAATGCCACGTACTTAGATGATCAAGGGAAATCTCAGACAATGGTAATGGGCTCGTATGGCATCGGTGTGTCCCGTACAGTGGCTGCAATCGTTGAACAGTACCATGATGAACGAGGCATAACATGGCCTGCCAATATCGCGCCATTCCAAGTTCACCTGCTCACACTAAATCCTAAAAAGGAAGAGCAACAGCAATTGGCAGATCAACTATATGACCAGCTTATCGATGCTGGGATTGAAGTATTATATGACGATCGTAAAGAGAGAGCCGGTGTCAAATTTGCCGATAGCGACCTGTTTGGAATTCCGCTGCGCTTGACTGTAGGGAAACGAGCTGGAGAAGGGATTATTGAAGTGAAAGAACGCGTAACAGATAATCAATCAGAGCTGAATCAATCTGAAATTTTATCTGCCGTATCAAATTGGTTTAAGTAA
- a CDS encoding YlxQ family RNA-binding protein: protein MSGSYLNIIGLALRAGKLTLGEEHIVKDIQQQRAKLVLVASDTGKQTMKKLTDKCSSYHIPCYVVDDRETLSQAMGKSGRVAIAVLDQGFAKKLQSLLDESIRG from the coding sequence ATGTCAGGCTCTTATTTAAATATAATTGGACTAGCACTTCGAGCGGGTAAGTTAACGCTTGGTGAAGAGCATATTGTTAAAGATATTCAACAACAGCGTGCGAAGCTGGTCCTTGTCGCAAGTGATACAGGAAAACAAACGATGAAGAAGCTAACAGATAAATGTAGCTCTTATCATATACCCTGCTATGTGGTGGATGATCGTGAAACTCTTTCACAAGCCATGGGTAAGTCAGGGAGAGTCGCGATCGCAGTTCTTGACCAAGGATTTGCGAAAAAGTTGCAATCGCTACTCGATGAATCTATTCGGGGGTGA
- the nusA gene encoding transcription termination factor NusA has product MSSELFDAMNYLEKEKGIDKNLLLEALEAALISAYKKNFNSATNVRVDINEDEGSMKVFARKTIVEESMDPQQEISLEEAKEIDPNYDIEDVIEVEVTPMDFGRIAAQAAKQVVTQRVREAERGIIYGEYVDREEDVMTGIIQRKDPRFVYVNLGKIEARLPEGEQMPTETYEVHDRLKVFVTKVENSNKGPHIYVSRTHPGLLKRLFEMEVPEIYDGTVEVRSVAREAGDRSKISVYAADPEIDPVGSCVGQRGQRVQAIVNELKGEKIDIVQWSEDPIEYVSNALSPSKVVEVLVDEEEKATTVIVPDYQLSLAIGKRGQNARLAAKLTGWKIDIKSESEALEQGVITEESASEDEEADELSEE; this is encoded by the coding sequence TTGAGTAGTGAACTTTTTGATGCCATGAATTATTTAGAGAAGGAAAAGGGCATTGACAAAAATTTGTTGTTGGAAGCGCTTGAAGCAGCGTTAATTTCAGCTTATAAGAAGAATTTTAATTCAGCTACAAATGTTCGTGTAGATATTAATGAAGACGAGGGCAGTATGAAGGTTTTCGCGAGAAAGACGATTGTTGAGGAGTCTATGGATCCCCAGCAGGAGATTTCTTTAGAAGAAGCCAAGGAAATCGATCCTAATTACGATATTGAAGATGTTATCGAGGTAGAAGTGACACCAATGGACTTTGGCAGAATCGCTGCCCAAGCTGCAAAACAGGTCGTTACACAGCGTGTTCGTGAAGCAGAACGCGGTATTATTTACGGTGAGTATGTTGATCGTGAAGAAGATGTGATGACAGGAATTATTCAGCGTAAAGATCCAAGATTTGTTTATGTGAATCTAGGAAAAATTGAAGCAAGACTACCCGAAGGCGAGCAGATGCCTACAGAAACTTATGAGGTACATGACCGCTTGAAAGTTTTTGTTACAAAAGTAGAGAATAGTAATAAAGGCCCGCATATTTATGTGTCAAGAACACATCCAGGTCTGCTCAAGCGTCTATTTGAAATGGAAGTGCCAGAAATTTATGATGGCACGGTTGAAGTCAGGTCCGTTGCTCGCGAAGCGGGAGATCGTTCAAAAATCTCAGTTTATGCTGCTGATCCAGAAATCGATCCGGTTGGGTCTTGTGTGGGACAGCGTGGACAGCGTGTGCAAGCAATTGTGAATGAATTAAAAGGCGAAAAAATTGATATTGTTCAATGGTCTGAGGATCCTATTGAGTATGTGTCCAATGCTCTTAGTCCTTCGAAAGTGGTTGAAGTTCTTGTTGATGAAGAGGAAAAGGCTACAACCGTTATTGTTCCCGATTATCAACTGTCGCTTGCGATTGGAAAACGAGGACAGAACGCTAGGCTTGCTGCCAAGCTGACAGGCTGGAAGATTGATATTAAAAGCGAAAGTGAAGCACTTGAGCAAGGTGTGATTACAGAAGAATCAGCTTCAGAAGATGAAGAGGCTGATGAATTAAGTGAAGAATAA
- a CDS encoding phosphatidate cytidylyltransferase, with product MKQRTITAVVAALIFLPIVMLGGGIFQAFVYLIASIAIYELMRMKKIARYSIASGITLLLMWTLMYKQGMFFGYDLPVTKSELTLLAVLILLSYTVLVKNRFTFDDVGFLLLAAIYIGMGFYYLIVTEQAGLEYVFYALFVVWATDTGAYIFGRLFGKHKLWPQISPKKTIEGSIGGVVLAVVVAYIFHMIEPLHHSLLIVLAVTILISITGQIGDLVESALKRHYAVKDSGKILPGHGGVLDRFDSLIFMLPILHLVGFIPEEDKALAIDWVLSFVFYIY from the coding sequence ATGAAACAACGAACCATTACAGCAGTAGTTGCTGCATTAATCTTTCTGCCCATTGTTATGCTTGGCGGTGGAATCTTTCAGGCTTTTGTCTATTTAATTGCCAGCATTGCTATATATGAACTCATGCGTATGAAAAAAATTGCTCGCTACTCCATCGCTTCAGGTATTACTTTATTGCTTATGTGGACACTGATGTATAAGCAGGGGATGTTTTTTGGTTATGATTTACCTGTAACCAAATCCGAACTAACTCTATTAGCTGTTTTAATCTTGCTAAGCTATACGGTCCTTGTGAAAAACCGCTTTACATTCGATGATGTTGGCTTTCTTTTATTAGCCGCTATTTATATCGGAATGGGCTTTTATTATCTAATTGTGACTGAGCAAGCTGGTTTAGAGTATGTATTTTATGCCTTGTTTGTCGTGTGGGCCACAGATACAGGGGCCTATATTTTCGGACGATTATTTGGCAAGCATAAATTATGGCCGCAAATTAGTCCAAAGAAGACCATTGAAGGTTCGATCGGCGGTGTCGTACTTGCTGTCGTCGTCGCCTATATTTTTCATATGATTGAACCATTGCACCATTCGCTACTAATCGTACTGGCTGTAACCATTCTTATTTCTATAACTGGCCAGATCGGTGACTTAGTGGAATCAGCATTAAAACGTCACTATGCTGTAAAGGATTCCGGTAAAATTCTTCCAGGCCACGGTGGTGTATTGGATCGCTTTGACAGTTTGATTTTTATGCTGCCGATCCTGCATTTAGTCGGATTCATTCCTGAGGAAGATAAGGCTCTAGCGATTGACTGGGTTCTTTCATTTGTGTTTTATATTTATTAA